CCTCCTGATGCCGCCGCACCGGCCTGGTAAGCGGATTTTGCACCGCTTGCCATTGAGCTGGTCGCGCGGCCGGCCGAAGCGGCGCTACCGATCGCCGCGCGCGCGGCGCCCGGCACCATGCGCGCACCCGCTGCTACCGCTGCGCCACCTGTTGCGATAGCGGCGCCACCGGCCACCGCCAAACCAGCGACACCCAGCGCCGTTCCGGCCGCAGCGCCAGCGCCGAGCTGTGGTGCGCCCGACACCAGCCCGGTCGCAATCCCTGGCCCGAAGATACCCAGTCCCAGCATCGCCAGTGAGGCCAGCATGATGGTCAGCGCCAGGTCGATGGATGGCTCGGTGCCGGGCGGCACCTGAAACTGTGCAAACAATCCTGTGCCGATGCCCACAATGACCGCCAGCACCAGCACCTTGATGCCCGACGAAACGACATTGCCCAATACCCGCTCGGCCAGAAATGCCGTCTTGTTCCACAACGCAAACGGCACCAGCACGAAGCCCGCGAGTGTAGTTAGTTTGAATTCGATCAGCGTGACGAAGAGCTGCACCGCCAACACGAAGAAGCTGATGATCACCACCAGCCAGGCGAGGAACAGCACCGTGATGACATCGAGGTGCGCAAACACTTCCGGGAAGCCGGTCATGTCGCTGATCTGCGCCATGATGGGCCGCGCTGCATCGACGCCGACCTTGGCCAGTAGCCCGGGCCGCAGAAACTGCGCTTGCGTCAACGTCGAACCCGACGCCACCAACCCGAGCCCGGCAAAGGAGCGGAACAGAATGCCCGCCAGATTGTTGAAGTTGCCGATGATGAAAGCGAAGGCACCGACGTACAGCGTCTTCTTGATCAGCTTGCCGATGACATCTTCACCGCCCATGGCCCAGAACAGTCCGGCCAGCGTCATGTCGATCACCACCAACGTGGCGGTGAGAAACGCCACTTCGCCGTGCAACAACCCGAAGCCCGAGTCGATGTAGCGCGAGAAGACATCGAGGAAGTGGTCGATGACCGACAAGTCGTTCATGGCTCAATCCTTCGGCGCGGAACGCGGCGTAGCCGGCGGCGCCGGCGTGTACGGTGTGCCGCTGCCCATGAAGCGCCGCCGCGTGGCCTCGGCCGCCATGGTGCATAGCGCATCACCGGCCTTGGCGTGGTCGGCCTTGCATTGGGCGCGGACATCCTTCAGTCGTTCGGGATTGGCCATCAGCGATTCGACGGACTCGGTGGATGCTGGCTTGCTGCACGCGGCAAGTAGCAGGGTGCAGGCGGCAACGGTGAGAAGGGCTTTCATGGTCGAGTTCTCAGTTGCCGTAGTAGTTGACGGTGGTCGGCGTGTAGGGCGTGCCGTCTCCCTGGAAGCGTCGACGCACCTCGCGGGCACGTTCCTGTACCGCGAACCGAGCCGGCGCAGCGCGTTGTTCAAGCGCGCCGCTGTGGCGATCAGTTCGCCCTGTGTCGCGCTGTCCAGGTCCGGCCCGCGAAACCGCGCCGTGCGCTGGAACGAACCGTCCTTGTTGAGTACGACACCCGGAGCGACCAGCCCAGCCCAGGGTAATCAGTCTGCTAGCAGAGCGGGGCGTGTGCGGTATTCGGCAAGGTGCATCATGGTCTTTGCCTCAAACGTCCAACAGCGTGCGGTGCTTGATGTGTCGAGCGAAAACCGCCATGAACTGCGCATCCAGGCGCGCGCCCCACACCGCCAATGAGTGCCCGACGATCCACAGCGCAAGACCGGGGAGCCAGAGTTGCAACCCGAGACCGACCGCAGCGGCCAGCGTGCCGTTGGCAATCGCCACCGTGCGCGGTGCGCCTCCGAGCAAAATGGGTTCGGTCAACGAACGATGCAGCGGCACTTCAAAGCCAGGTGCGTCAGCAGACAGCGCGTTCATGCGATCACTGCTCCGCCGCCGAAGCTGAAGAAGGTCAGGAAGAACGAGGACGCGGCGAACGCGATCGACAGGCCGAAGACGATCTGCACCAGCTTGCGAAAGCCCCCGCTGCTGTCGCCAAACGCCAGTGTCAGGCCGGTGGTAATGATGATGATCACCGCGATGATGCGGGCCACCGGTCCCTGGATGGACTCCAACACCGATTGCAGCGGTGCCTCCCACGGCATGTTAGAACCCGCTGCGTGTGCAGGCAGCGCCACGCACAGCAACAGCGCCGCCATGACGATGATCTGCATAGCGACCTGAAGCCGGGCGTTGTGCAGAAGCGGATTTGCGGAAGTGTGCGAAAGTGTCATGACGGTTCTCCGGGCGTTGATGAAAGTGAGGGGAAGGAAGGCATCAGCTCCGTACTGAGCTGGTAGCCGTGGCTGTCGAAGCCGGTGACGCGGGCGATTTCCTGCACGCGGCGCGCATGGCCGCGACCGGCGATGTAGACGATGACGTTCACGGCCTCGGCGATCAGGGCTCGTGGTGCGGTCACGGCGACTTCAAGAATCAGTTGTTCCAGCCGCAGCAACGCGCCCGCTGCGGAACCGGCATGGACGGTTGCGATGCCTCCCGGATGGCCGGTGCCCCAGGCCTTGAGCAGGTCGAGCGCTTCGGCGCCGCGCACCTCGCCTACGACGATGCGGTCCGGCCGCAGGCGCAGGGTCGAGCGCACCAGCTCGGCCATGGTCACGACACCGGCACGGGTGCGCAGCGGAACGTGGTCGAGTGCCGTACATTGCAGCTCCACCGTGTCTTCGAGTACGATCACACGATCGCCGGTGGCGGCGATTTCGTCGAGCAGGGCATTGGCCAGCGTGGTCTTGCCAGTGCTGGTACCGCCCGCAATCAGGATGTTCTGGCGCTCGCGCACGGCGCTCCGCAGGAGGGCCGCTTGCCCCTCGGTCAGGATGCCGTCGGCCACGTAGGTGTCGAGCCGGATCAGGCTGACCGCGCGCTTGCGCAATGCGAACACCGGTCCCGGCGTCACGGGCGGTAATGCGCCTTCGAAACGTTCGCCCGTTTCGGGCAGTTCGGCGGATAACAGCGGCTTGCCCACATGCACTTCGGCACGCACATGGGCGGCGACCAGCCGGATGATGCGTTCGCCGTCGGCGGGCGTGAGGCTGACACCCAGCGGCTCGCGTCCACTGCTCAGTCGATCGATCCACAGTGAACCGTCTGGGTTGAGCATGACTTCCACCACGTCGGGGTCGTTCAAGGCCTTGGCGATGTCCGGCCCCATCGCCGTGCGCAGCATGCGCACGCGACGTTCCAGCGCCAGCGAAGCCGACAAGCCCTGATCGCGCAGCGGGTTGCTCATGATGGCGCTCCCCCAGCTTCGTCGGCAGGCGTTGCGGCGCGAACGTTTTCCTGCTGGCCGAAGAACTGGCTAGGGTCGGGCTGGATTTCCTCGACCACGTCCTTGACCAGACTGCGCCCGCGCAGTAGATGCCGACCGAGCTGTTCGACAAACTGCTCGAAGCGTGCGCGGCCCTGAGCGCGTGCCGC
This window of the Candidatus Dechloromonas phosphoritropha genome carries:
- the trbL gene encoding P-type conjugative transfer protein TrbL — translated: MNDLSVIDHFLDVFSRYIDSGFGLLHGEVAFLTATLVVIDMTLAGLFWAMGGEDVIGKLIKKTLYVGAFAFIIGNFNNLAGILFRSFAGLGLVASGSTLTQAQFLRPGLLAKVGVDAARPIMAQISDMTGFPEVFAHLDVITVLFLAWLVVIISFFVLAVQLFVTLIEFKLTTLAGFVLVPFALWNKTAFLAERVLGNVVSSGIKVLVLAVIVGIGTGLFAQFQVPPGTEPSIDLALTIMLASLAMLGLGIFGPGIATGLVSGAPQLGAGAAAGTALGVAGLAVAGGAAIATGGAAVAAGARMVPGAARAAIGSAASAGRATSSMASGAKSAYQAGAAASGGSGVRAAGAGLANVARSGAGAVGQRVAAGAKAVKDRVANFVAEAAAPAAAAGATDSAESTDAKPPAGEPGWAKQMRRKQQASHAVSTAAHTLRSGDHGGSGASPSLRDDSNT
- a CDS encoding EexN family lipoprotein, with the protein product MKALLTVAACTLLLAACSKPASTESVESLMANPERLKDVRAQCKADHAKAGDALCTMAAEATRRRFMGSGTPYTPAPPATPRSAPKD
- a CDS encoding VirB3 family type IV secretion system protein — translated: MNALSADAPGFEVPLHRSLTEPILLGGAPRTVAIANGTLAAAVGLGLQLWLPGLALWIVGHSLAVWGARLDAQFMAVFARHIKHRTLLDV
- a CDS encoding TrbC/VIRB2 family protein, producing MTLSHTSANPLLHNARLQVAMQIIVMAALLLCVALPAHAAGSNMPWEAPLQSVLESIQGPVARIIAVIIIITTGLTLAFGDSSGGFRKLVQIVFGLSIAFAASSFFLTFFSFGGGAVIA
- the trbB gene encoding P-type conjugative transfer ATPase TrbB; this translates as MSNPLRDQGLSASLALERRVRMLRTAMGPDIAKALNDPDVVEVMLNPDGSLWIDRLSSGREPLGVSLTPADGERIIRLVAAHVRAEVHVGKPLLSAELPETGERFEGALPPVTPGPVFALRKRAVSLIRLDTYVADGILTEGQAALLRSAVRERQNILIAGGTSTGKTTLANALLDEIAATGDRVIVLEDTVELQCTALDHVPLRTRAGVVTMAELVRSTLRLRPDRIVVGEVRGAEALDLLKAWGTGHPGGIATVHAGSAAGALLRLEQLILEVAVTAPRALIAEAVNVIVYIAGRGHARRVQEIARVTGFDSHGYQLSTELMPSFPSLSSTPGEPS